The following are from one region of the Microbacterium paraoxydans genome:
- the topA gene encoding type I DNA topoisomerase codes for MAEGKKLVIVESPTKMRSIQGYLGDGYEVLSSVGHIRDLADKKDIPAEDKKAYGKYSIDIDNGFDPYYVVSDRKTKTVAELKRALKHADEVLLATDEDREGEAIAWHLLETLKPKVPVKRMVFHEITKDAIQAAVGNTRELDHALVDAQETRRILDRLYGWDVSPVLWYKVKTGISAGRVQSAATRLIVDRERERMAFVSAEYWDVDADAAATGTSFRIRLVRVDGGQLARGSDFDDTGKLKKAVVVLDEAKAAALARAVDAAGAGTVTKVEAKPGTRSPYAPFTTSTMQQEAGRKLSMSAKQAMSVAQRLYEKGYITYMRTDSTALSTQAVQAARSQAVALYGDNAVPLKPRVYKSKSKNAQEAHEAIRPSGENFRTPSSLSGELDREEQRLYDLIWKRTVASQMSDAKYETTTVTIAVEADGQTAEFTASGTVYTFKGFLEAYEEGRDEKRSDADAAENQSLPAVSVGDELAVSAAEAKGHRTTPKPRYTEASLVKVLEEKGIGRPSTFATIPETILDRGYAVKRGQALVPTWLAFSVVRLLEEHFAELVDYDFTAALEDDLDTIARGEQNRVEWLKSFYFGSDSHVGLRQVVDNLGEIDARALNSTRITDTATLRFGKYGPYLEVTDPKDPEAKPRIVNVPEDLAPDELTAEKAQELIDAPVAGDRVLGVNPENGKVVVVKDGRFGPYVQENDPVSDDAAVDEATGEVVDLRQAQAPSAKGKRGAKKEAAPKPRTASLFRSMSVDTIDLDTALQLLSLPRVVGVDPETGDEITAQNGRFGPYLKKGADSRSLESESQIFDVTLEQALEIYQQPKYGARRASSALAEFEADPVSGKPIRVRDGRFGPYVTDGETNVTIPRGQTPDDITFEIAVQMLADKRAKGPAPKRGAAKKAPAKKAPAKKAPAKKAPTKASTAKKSTAAKTSTTSAARSAAAKKAAATRAANAAAKAAEKADS; via the coding sequence TTGGCTGAAGGCAAGAAGCTCGTCATCGTCGAGTCCCCGACGAAGATGCGGTCTATTCAGGGATACCTCGGCGACGGCTACGAGGTGCTCAGCTCCGTCGGGCACATCCGCGATCTCGCCGACAAGAAGGACATCCCGGCCGAGGACAAGAAGGCGTACGGCAAGTACTCCATCGACATCGACAACGGTTTCGACCCCTACTACGTGGTCTCGGACCGCAAGACCAAGACGGTCGCCGAGCTCAAGCGCGCGCTCAAGCACGCCGATGAGGTCCTGCTCGCCACTGATGAGGACCGCGAGGGCGAGGCGATCGCCTGGCACCTGCTGGAGACGCTCAAGCCCAAGGTGCCGGTCAAGCGCATGGTCTTCCACGAGATCACCAAGGACGCGATCCAGGCCGCCGTCGGCAACACCCGTGAACTCGACCACGCCCTCGTCGACGCGCAGGAGACCCGGCGCATCCTCGACCGCCTCTACGGGTGGGATGTCTCGCCCGTGCTCTGGTACAAGGTCAAGACCGGGATCTCGGCCGGCCGGGTGCAGTCCGCCGCGACCCGCCTGATCGTCGACCGCGAGCGTGAGCGCATGGCGTTCGTCTCTGCGGAGTACTGGGACGTCGATGCCGACGCGGCCGCGACCGGCACGTCCTTCCGCATCCGCCTGGTGCGCGTGGACGGCGGCCAGCTCGCCCGAGGCTCCGACTTCGACGACACCGGGAAGCTCAAGAAGGCGGTCGTGGTCCTCGACGAGGCGAAGGCGGCAGCCCTTGCGCGCGCCGTCGACGCCGCAGGGGCGGGAACCGTCACCAAGGTCGAGGCCAAGCCGGGAACCCGCAGCCCCTACGCGCCCTTCACGACCTCCACCATGCAGCAGGAGGCGGGCCGCAAACTCTCGATGAGCGCGAAGCAGGCGATGAGCGTCGCCCAGCGCCTCTACGAGAAGGGGTACATCACCTATATGCGTACCGACTCCACGGCGCTGAGCACCCAGGCGGTGCAGGCGGCCCGGAGTCAGGCCGTGGCTCTCTACGGCGACAACGCGGTGCCCCTCAAGCCGCGCGTCTACAAGTCGAAGAGCAAGAACGCGCAGGAGGCGCACGAGGCGATCCGCCCCTCGGGGGAGAACTTCCGCACGCCGTCCTCGCTGTCCGGCGAGCTCGACCGCGAGGAGCAGCGGCTGTACGACCTGATCTGGAAGCGCACCGTCGCGAGCCAGATGTCGGACGCCAAGTACGAGACGACGACCGTCACCATCGCGGTCGAGGCGGACGGCCAGACGGCGGAGTTCACCGCCTCCGGTACGGTCTACACGTTCAAGGGCTTCCTCGAGGCCTACGAAGAGGGCCGCGACGAGAAGCGCAGCGATGCCGACGCCGCGGAGAACCAGTCCCTTCCCGCAGTCTCCGTCGGCGATGAGCTGGCGGTGTCCGCCGCGGAGGCGAAGGGGCACCGCACCACGCCGAAGCCGCGCTACACCGAGGCCTCGCTGGTGAAGGTGCTCGAGGAGAAGGGCATCGGCCGTCCGTCGACCTTCGCCACGATCCCGGAGACCATCCTCGATCGCGGGTATGCGGTCAAGCGCGGACAGGCCCTCGTTCCGACGTGGCTCGCGTTCAGCGTGGTGCGTCTGCTCGAAGAGCACTTCGCCGAGCTCGTCGACTACGACTTCACCGCGGCGCTCGAGGACGACCTCGACACCATCGCACGCGGCGAGCAGAACCGCGTGGAATGGCTGAAGTCGTTCTACTTCGGCTCAGACTCGCACGTGGGTCTTCGCCAGGTCGTCGACAACCTCGGGGAGATCGACGCCCGGGCGCTGAACTCGACGCGGATCACCGACACCGCGACCCTCCGGTTCGGCAAGTATGGCCCCTACCTCGAGGTGACGGACCCGAAGGATCCGGAGGCCAAGCCGCGGATCGTCAACGTCCCCGAAGATCTCGCGCCTGACGAGCTCACGGCGGAGAAGGCCCAGGAGCTGATCGATGCGCCGGTCGCCGGCGACCGCGTCCTCGGGGTGAACCCGGAGAACGGCAAGGTCGTCGTCGTCAAGGACGGACGCTTCGGTCCCTACGTGCAGGAGAACGATCCGGTCTCTGACGATGCCGCCGTCGACGAGGCCACCGGTGAGGTCGTCGACCTTCGGCAGGCTCAGGCACCCAGCGCGAAGGGGAAGCGCGGCGCGAAGAAGGAAGCGGCGCCCAAGCCCCGCACCGCCTCGCTGTTCCGCTCGATGTCGGTGGACACGATCGATCTCGACACCGCGCTGCAGCTGCTGAGCCTGCCGCGCGTGGTCGGCGTCGACCCGGAGACGGGGGACGAGATCACCGCGCAGAACGGCCGCTTCGGTCCCTACCTGAAGAAGGGCGCCGACTCCCGGTCGCTGGAGAGCGAGTCGCAGATCTTCGACGTCACGCTGGAACAGGCGCTGGAGATCTACCAGCAGCCCAAGTACGGCGCCCGGCGGGCGTCGAGCGCGCTGGCCGAGTTCGAGGCCGACCCGGTGAGCGGTAAGCCCATCCGCGTGCGCGACGGCCGCTTCGGACCGTACGTCACCGACGGCGAGACGAACGTCACCATCCCGCGCGGACAGACCCCGGACGACATCACGTTCGAGATCGCCGTGCAGATGCTCGCGGACAAGCGCGCGAAGGGTCCGGCGCCCAAGCGCGGAGCGGCGAAGAAGGCTCCGGCCAAGAAGGCTCCCGCCAAGAAGGCACCGGCCAAGAAGGCCCCGACGAAGGCCTCCACCGCGAAGAAGTCCACGGCGGCGAAGACGTCGACCACCTCGGCGGCCCGCTCGGCGGCGGCCAAGAAGGCGGCGGCGACCCGGGCCGCGAACGCGGCGGCGAAGGCCGCAGAGAAGGCGGACTCGTGA
- a CDS encoding TadE family type IV pilus minor pilin, producing MTGGVPDADATPAHRRWRGDRGAVAAELALALPAIVLVLLLGAGALVAASRQVALQDAAADAARLLGRGEDPAAAARVVHEAIPGAGAAFAPAGDLVCATATLRVSLGAVISVPLRASSCALDGGR from the coding sequence ATGACGGGCGGCGTACCCGATGCCGATGCGACCCCGGCACACCGGCGGTGGCGGGGGGACCGTGGCGCCGTCGCGGCGGAGCTCGCCCTGGCGCTGCCGGCCATCGTGCTGGTGCTGCTGCTCGGGGCGGGTGCTCTCGTTGCGGCGTCGAGGCAGGTCGCGCTGCAGGATGCGGCCGCCGACGCCGCGCGACTGCTCGGCCGCGGCGAGGACCCGGCGGCGGCAGCCCGGGTCGTCCACGAGGCGATCCCGGGCGCCGGTGCCGCGTTCGCCCCTGCGGGCGACCTCGTGTGCGCCACGGCGACGCTCCGGGTCTCCCTCGGAGCGGTCATCAGCGTCCCGCTGCGCGCCTCGAGCTGTGCGCTGGACGGGGGCCGATGA
- a CDS encoding DNA polymerase III subunit delta' — protein sequence MPSTLAPPFPWADVWGQEAAVETLRAAASDPAALSHAWLITGPPGSGRSTLAYAFAAALIAEGPDDEATMRQVLAGTHPDVTALRTDKVIITIAEARALVERSYFAPSAGRYRVIVVEDADRMVERTSNVLLKALEEPPEQTVWILCAPSEADLLPTIRSRVRSLRLREPDVADVSRLISLRTGVDEVVAEQAARHAQRHIGMAQRLATDDSARRRRDETLRAVIGVRGVNDAVEVAGRIIQAATEDAKALTAERDAAERAALLRTVGVAEGQAVPPALRAQVSALEDDQKKRATRSLRDGIDRVLTDLQSLFRDVVMLQYGRGDDLINRELHPELAGLAAAWSVERTLVVLDHLAETREALERNVAPLLALESLLVTVTSGRKP from the coding sequence ATGCCCTCGACCCTCGCCCCGCCTTTTCCCTGGGCCGACGTCTGGGGGCAGGAGGCCGCCGTCGAGACGCTGCGCGCCGCCGCGTCCGATCCCGCCGCGCTCTCGCACGCCTGGCTGATCACGGGCCCTCCGGGCTCCGGACGCTCGACCCTCGCCTACGCCTTCGCCGCCGCGCTCATCGCCGAGGGGCCGGACGACGAGGCCACGATGCGGCAGGTCCTCGCCGGTACCCACCCCGACGTGACCGCGCTCCGCACCGACAAGGTGATCATCACCATCGCCGAAGCGCGCGCCCTCGTCGAGCGCTCCTACTTCGCCCCGTCCGCCGGCCGCTATCGGGTCATCGTCGTCGAAGATGCCGACCGGATGGTGGAGCGCACCTCGAACGTGCTGCTCAAGGCGCTGGAGGAGCCGCCGGAGCAGACCGTCTGGATCCTCTGTGCGCCCAGCGAGGCCGACCTCCTCCCCACAATCCGGTCGCGCGTGCGGTCGCTCCGGCTTCGCGAACCCGACGTGGCGGACGTGTCCCGCCTCATCAGTCTCCGCACGGGAGTGGACGAGGTGGTCGCCGAGCAGGCCGCCCGACACGCGCAGCGTCACATCGGCATGGCCCAGCGTCTCGCCACCGACGATTCCGCACGTCGCCGCCGCGACGAGACGCTCCGCGCCGTGATCGGGGTGCGCGGAGTCAACGACGCCGTCGAGGTCGCCGGCCGCATCATCCAGGCGGCGACGGAGGACGCCAAGGCGCTCACCGCCGAGCGGGACGCAGCGGAACGTGCCGCTCTCCTGCGCACCGTCGGGGTCGCCGAGGGGCAGGCGGTGCCTCCGGCGCTGCGAGCCCAGGTGTCCGCGCTGGAGGACGACCAGAAGAAGCGGGCGACGCGGAGTCTGCGGGACGGCATCGACCGGGTCCTCACCGACCTGCAGTCGCTCTTCCGCGACGTCGTGATGCTGCAGTACGGTCGCGGCGACGACCTCATCAACCGCGAACTGCACCCCGAGCTGGCCGGCCTCGCCGCCGCCTGGAGCGTGGAGCGTACGCTCGTCGTGCTCGACCACCTGGCCGAGACCCGTGAGGCGCTGGAGCGCAACGTCGCCCCGCTGCTCGCACTCGAGAGTTTGCTCGTGACCGTCACGAGCGGGAGGAAACCGTGA
- the tmk gene encoding dTMP kinase translates to MTAGPGLWVTLEGGDGSGKTTQSNLLATWLEQSGRTVVRTREPGGSEVGQLIRDIVLHHRGDIAPRAEALLYAADRAHHVATVVRPALARGEIVLQDRYLDSSVAYQGAGRVLDATEIRDLSLWAAEGALPDLTVLLDLDPATARTRLDSADKPFDRLEAEKEAFHARVRDAYLELARAEPARFLVIDAAASPEHIADRIRARVSALFD, encoded by the coding sequence GTGACCGCAGGCCCGGGCCTCTGGGTCACGCTGGAGGGCGGGGACGGGTCCGGGAAGACCACCCAGTCGAACCTCCTGGCCACGTGGCTGGAGCAGAGCGGTCGGACGGTCGTGCGCACCCGGGAGCCGGGTGGTTCCGAGGTCGGGCAGCTCATCCGCGACATCGTGCTCCACCATCGCGGCGACATCGCCCCGCGTGCGGAGGCGCTGCTCTACGCCGCTGACCGTGCACACCACGTCGCCACGGTCGTCCGACCCGCGCTCGCTCGCGGCGAGATCGTGCTGCAGGACCGCTACCTCGACTCCTCGGTGGCATATCAAGGCGCCGGACGCGTCCTCGACGCCACGGAGATCCGCGATCTGTCGCTGTGGGCCGCGGAAGGGGCTCTTCCGGACCTCACCGTGCTCCTCGATCTCGATCCGGCCACGGCGCGCACGCGCCTCGACTCGGCCGACAAGCCGTTCGACCGGCTGGAGGCCGAGAAGGAGGCCTTCCACGCCCGTGTGCGCGACGCCTATCTCGAACTGGCCCGCGCGGAGCCCGCTCGGTTCCTCGTGATCGACGCTGCGGCGTCGCCCGAGCACATCGCTGATCGCATCCGCGCCCGCGTCTCCGCACTGTTCGACTGA
- a CDS encoding Rv3654c family TadE-like protein, which produces MMAGSALAAALLVVSATLSVGLAAVGGAAVTAQRAAGAADAAALAAADAASGAVPTADEPCALAARVAAAGGAALMSCSLEGYVATVSVEAAYAGLAAVSRARAGPPEEP; this is translated from the coding sequence ATGATGGCCGGTTCGGCGCTGGCGGCCGCGCTCCTCGTGGTGAGCGCCACGCTGTCCGTCGGTCTTGCGGCGGTGGGCGGTGCGGCGGTCACAGCACAGCGTGCGGCGGGCGCCGCCGACGCCGCCGCGCTCGCCGCCGCGGACGCCGCGAGCGGCGCGGTGCCGACGGCCGACGAGCCTTGTGCGTTGGCCGCCAGGGTCGCCGCGGCGGGCGGGGCGGCCCTGATGAGCTGTTCGCTGGAAGGGTATGTGGCGACCGTGTCCGTGGAGGCGGCGTACGCTGGACTCGCTGCCGTCTCCCGCGCTCGTGCCGGGCCACCCGAGGAACCATGA